The following are from one region of the Coffea eugenioides isolate CCC68of chromosome 2, Ceug_1.0, whole genome shotgun sequence genome:
- the LOC113762810 gene encoding glyoxylate/hydroxypyruvate reductase HPR3 — translation MAQIHTNQTLSVNLPQVLVLGPPSIFRIYEKHLSQKFMLLKPWESPIPLEEFLSIHAQNTTAVLTSSVVAYLSSALRLLPSVRLVVTSSVGPDHIDLKECRRRGISVAYASSVFSADVADLAVGLWVDVLRKISAANCFLKTGLWPVKGDYPLATKLGGKRVGIIGLGRIGQEVAKRLEAFGCKISYQSREKKPSVSYPFYTDVCELASNSDVLIICCALNDQTYHLINREVLQALGRQGVIINAARGAIIDEKALVQFLQEGKIAGAGLDVFEHEPNVPEELLELDNVVFSPHSAVFTEESCKDLYDLVVGNLEAFFSNKPLLSPVQFDDFMR, via the exons ATGGCTCAAATTCACACGAACCAAACATTATCAGTAAATCTTCCCCAAGTCTTAGTCCTAGGTCCGCCGAGTATATTTCGCATATACGAGAAGCATCTTTCACAGAAATTCATGTTGCTTAAACCGTGGGAATCTCCTATTCCCTTGGAAGAGTTCCTCTCCATACATGCACAAAATACAACAGCAGTTCTTACTTCATCCGTCGTTGCGTACCTTAGTTCCGCCCTCCGCCTTCTACCGTCTGTCCGTCTCGTTGTTACCAGCAGCGTTGGCCCGGACCATATTGATCTTAAGGAGTGTCGCCGCCGCGGTATTTCGGTGGCCTACGCCTCTTCTGTCTTCTCCGCCGATGTAGCCGACTTGGCAGTTGGGCTGTGGGTTGACGTGTTGAGGAAAATCAGTGCTGCTAATTGCTTTCTAAAAACTGGGCTTTGGCCTGTTAAAGGAGATTATCCTCTTGCAACCAAG CTGGGAGGCAAGCGAGTTGGGATAATTGGACTGGGCAGGATTGGCCAGGAAGTTGCGAAGAGGCTTGAGGCCTTTGGCTGCAAAATCTCATACCAATCCAGGGAGAAGAAGCCTTCTGTTTCATACCCTTTTTATACTGATGTCTGTGAACTAGCATCCAACTCCGACGTTCTTATTATTTGTTGTGCATTGAATGACCAAACCTATCACCTGATCAACAGGGAAGTTCTCCAGGCACTAGGTAGGCAAGGAGTAATTATTAATGCTGCTCGTGGAGCCATCATAGATGAGAAGGCATTGGTGCAGTTCTTGCAGGAAGGAAAAATTGCAGGAGCAGGGTTGGATGTTTTTGAACATGAACCTAATGTTCCTGAAGAGCTGCTTGAATTGGATAATGTTGTGTTTTCACCACATTCTGCCGTCTTCACAGAGGAATCTTGTAAGGATTTGTACGATCTCGTGGTCGGGAATTTGGAAGCTTTCTTCTCAAACAAACCATTACTTTCTCCTGTACAATTCGATGATTTCATGCGTTGA